The DNA segment TCTACAATATGATCTCCGCACAACCAGTTGAAGTAATACCAGTTTCTCATTTGATATTCCATCTCCGTTTGTCCTGGCTGGCGTTTTTTCACCCATACCCCACCACTGTTCCAATACACCTGACCACTCACTACGTCACCTATCGCGCCATCTTCAATGCGTTTTAAGGTTTCTCTATAGTTTGCCTGGTATCTGCGTTGCAGACCAACAACTACGTTTAATTTCTTTTGTTTCGCCAATTCTGCTGCAGCAAGTACTTTACGGACTCCAGGCGCATCTACTGCAACCGGTTTTTCCATAAATACATGTTTTCCCTGCTTAATCGCTTCTTCGAAATGTGTAGGTCTGAATCCCGGAGGGGTCACCAGCAATACCACATCCGCAAGGGCGATGGCTTTCTGATAACCATCAAAACCTACAAATCTTCGGTCCTGAGGAACATCTACTTTTTCTTTAAATTTATCTGAAAGTACTTTATAGCTGTTGTCCAGTCTGTCCTGGAAAGCATCAGCCATAGCGACCAGTTTAATATTCTGTTTGGTGCTCAATGCCTGAAAAGCAGCTCCCGTTCCACGGTCACCACATCCGATCAGTGCAATTTTTATGGTATCATCCGTAGAGGAATGACCACCTGCAAAGGCAAATTGATTTAGCATTACGCCACCTGCCACTAATGCAGATGTCTTTAAAAATTCACGGCGCTTATCGCGCAATTCTTCCTTGTTCATAGTCTGTTGGTTGGTTTATATTGGTTGTTAGTGTGAGTTCTTCGTTTTAGTAATCTGCGATTACCGGTTTATTGTAGTAGGCATCTATGGCTTCTTTTGAAGGAGGGGTAACTGGTCTTACCAGTCGCATTCCAATGAAAGGGGCTTCAGGAAACCACCAGTTGCTCTTTGGAATCTGTGGGTCCAACTGTTTCCATACCGGATCTGAGGCTAGCCTGGCTGCAGAACGCAGATCTTTAGCCACATCATCATAAGAGCCTCCACGAATCACATGGGAATACAACTTATCAGGAACAGAAACCGGGTTCTTCGCTTTTTCGCCTGTCAGCCCTTTATAAAAATCAGGAACATACTGATCATAGGTCCATTCTCCTACATTGCCGTACATATCATATAATCCCCATTGGTTTGGTTTCTTTTGTCCTACTACATGGGTTTTTCCTGCACTGTTTTCTTTAAACCAGGCATAATCTCCAAGTTTAGCGGCGTCATTGCCAAAGGCATAGTCTTCCGCACTTCCGGCTCTGCTGGCATATTCCCATTCGGCTTCTGTCGGCAAGCGATAAAAAACACCTGTCCTTGCATATAACCATTTACAGTATTGAATGGCATTATAATGGGTCATCGCCAATGCGGGATGATTTTCTTTTCCCATACCAAAGGTCATGTCGAGATAGGGCTTCGTTGGCCTGGTTACCGCATCTACATTTGCAGGAACCGGTCCGGTACTGTGTGTGGTTTCGTAATCTTTATATAAGAAAGGTTCATAGATGTCCCAGATCACTTCATAGGTACTCATCCAGAAAGGGTCAATGGTGACCTTATGAACAGGTTGCTCATCTGCTTTTCCTTTTTTACTCCCCATCTGGAATTCTCCACCGGGAATGGCCTTCATTTCGAAGCTTAATTTTGTGCCGTCAATTTGTTGTTTGTAAGTGCTGTTTTTCTCCTGAGCGGAGGCGCAAAAAGCAGAGATAAAGAATGGAATTGTCAATAATAATTTAACTTTCATCTATGAGATTTTGATTCAACTGATATTTTACCTGACCTATTTAATCTCTAAAATAGAAGCATTTAGCCGAAATCCAAAATCTACAGGTGCATTAATTAACAAAATGTGTTAAAAACACACTAAGTTGTTACTAATATTGACATTAACTGCCCAATAGCAGCCTTTTTTTGAAAGTACTTTTTAGTACAGACATAAATTAATACCTTGTATAATTCATCGCTAAAACTAACCACAAATGAAAATAACAGACCGTAGAAATTTCATCAAAGACCTGGGCATTTTATCTGCCGCTGCAGGCCTTTCTTCTCTCCTTCCTTTGGAAGGTTTTGCTGCAGATAAAAAAGATTTTTTTCAAATCTCTCTTGCTCAGTGGTCATTTCACAAAGCACTCTTCGCCGGAAAGATGACGAATATGGATTTCCCGCTGAAGGCAAAAAATGATTTTGACATCCACATTGTAGAATATGTGAGCCCTTTCTTCAAAAAGAAAGAAACGGACAAAACCTATTTAAAGGAACTTAAAGACAGAACAGATAGCGAAGGCATCCAAAACCACCTGATCATGATCGATGGAGAAGGTAATTTGGGTGATCTGGATGATAAAGCAAGATTGATTGCGGTAGAAAACCATTACAAATGGGTGGATGCTGCTAAATTTCTGGGTTGCAAAACCATTCGCGTAAATGCGGCAGGAAAAGGAACAGCAGAAGAGATAAAAGCTTCTGCGATTGACGGATTAGGGAAACTTACCGAGTATGGTAAGCAAAACAAGATCAATATTATCGTAGAGAACCATGGCGGATATTCTTCAGACGGGAACTGGTTATCATCGGTGATCAAGGGTGTAAACAGTTCCTATTGCGGTACCTTGCCTG comes from the Pedobacter sp. FW305-3-2-15-E-R2A2 genome and includes:
- a CDS encoding Gfo/Idh/MocA family oxidoreductase translates to MNKEELRDKRREFLKTSALVAGGVMLNQFAFAGGHSSTDDTIKIALIGCGDRGTGAAFQALSTKQNIKLVAMADAFQDRLDNSYKVLSDKFKEKVDVPQDRRFVGFDGYQKAIALADVVLLVTPPGFRPTHFEEAIKQGKHVFMEKPVAVDAPGVRKVLAAAELAKQKKLNVVVGLQRRYQANYRETLKRIEDGAIGDVVSGQVYWNSGGVWVKKRQPGQTEMEYQMRNWYYFNWLCGDHIVEQHVHNIDIANWVKNAYPVSIQGTGSRAWRTGKDYGEIYDNHAVELTYADGSVIYSQCRHFEGIANRVDETFQGTKGRVYLSAGNNGVLWDHKGKEMFSHPTKGNANPYQTEHDELFAAIAKGEYKFADAERGAKSCFTAIVGRYATYSGQTIKWDEALKADNSLMPEQLSWTANPKLMPDENGLYPIPTPGKSKII
- a CDS encoding TIM barrel protein; the protein is MKITDRRNFIKDLGILSAAAGLSSLLPLEGFAADKKDFFQISLAQWSFHKALFAGKMTNMDFPLKAKNDFDIHIVEYVSPFFKKKETDKTYLKELKDRTDSEGIQNHLIMIDGEGNLGDLDDKARLIAVENHYKWVDAAKFLGCKTIRVNAAGKGTAEEIKASAIDGLGKLTEYGKQNKINIIVENHGGYSSDGNWLSSVIKGVNSSYCGTLPDFGNFRISAEQEYDKYQGVKDLMPYAKGVSAKTHNFKEDGEETDIDYTRMFEIIKAAKWTGIVGIEYEGSTLSEEEGIRKTKELLERVRNKF
- a CDS encoding SUMF1/EgtB/PvdO family nonheme iron enzyme yields the protein MKVKLLLTIPFFISAFCASAQEKNSTYKQQIDGTKLSFEMKAIPGGEFQMGSKKGKADEQPVHKVTIDPFWMSTYEVIWDIYEPFLYKDYETTHSTGPVPANVDAVTRPTKPYLDMTFGMGKENHPALAMTHYNAIQYCKWLYARTGVFYRLPTEAEWEYASRAGSAEDYAFGNDAAKLGDYAWFKENSAGKTHVVGQKKPNQWGLYDMYGNVGEWTYDQYVPDFYKGLTGEKAKNPVSVPDKLYSHVIRGGSYDDVAKDLRSAARLASDPVWKQLDPQIPKSNWWFPEAPFIGMRLVRPVTPPSKEAIDAYYNKPVIADY